From a single Miscanthus floridulus cultivar M001 unplaced genomic scaffold, ASM1932011v1 fs_624_1_2, whole genome shotgun sequence genomic region:
- the LOC136532450 gene encoding uncharacterized protein translates to MLRNFPQARRLLRRMGFEKEDAYFWKQMGKATLCTYTLFGVAWLWNETSPLGWWTLKPRPKEEKEMAHLYERRKFPYPGDEEAIEEFIKSGGALGTTIGPKGFADANMDSENMQKQLQSKKFEQEAQKLWLRMRNEVVQELQEKGFDIE, encoded by the exons ATGCTGCGGAACTTCCCGCAGGCCCGGAGGCTGCTCAG GCGGATGGGGTTCGAGAAGGAGGACGCTTACTTCTGGAAGCAGATGGGCAAGGCCACGCTCTGCACCTACACGCTCTTCGGCGTCGCCTGGCTCTGGAACGAGACGTCGCCGCTCGGGTGGTGGACGCTCAAGCCGCGCCCCAAG gaagaaaaagaaatggcacaCCTTTATGAGCGCAGGAAGTTCCCGTACCCTGGTGATGAGGAGGCAATTGAGGAGTTCATAAAAAGCGGAGGTGCTCTTGGAACCACAATTGGACCCAAGGGTTTCGCTGATGCCAATATGGATTCTGAAAACATGCAGAAGCAGTTGCAGTCTAAAAAGTTTGAGCAGGAAGCACAGAAACTATGGCTTCGGATGAGGAATGAGGTCGTACAGGAACTCCAGGAGAAGGGATTTGATATTGAGTGA
- the LOC136532448 gene encoding nuclear transcription factor Y subunit A-7-like codes for MTSVVQSVSGDHRAEDQHHQKKQAEPGDQQEAPVTSSDSQPTVGTPSTDYVAPYAPHDMSHAMGQYAYPNIDPYYGSLYAAYGGQPLMHPPLVGMHPAGLPLPTDAIEEPVYVNAKQYNAILRRRQSRAKAESERKLAKGRKPYLHESRHQHALKRARGAGGRFLNSKSDDKEENSDSSHKEKQNGVAPQKSCQPSTPPSPNGASSANQAGSRE; via the exons ATGACCTCTGTTGTTCAAAGTGTTTCAG GTGACCACAGGGCTGAGGATCAACACCATCAGAAGAAGCAAGCTGAACCTGGGGACCAGCAAGAAGCCCCAGTTACTAGTTCAGATAGCCAACCAACAGTGGGCACACCATCAACAGATTATGTGGCACCCTATGCCCCTCATGACATGAGCCATGCAATG GGTCAATACGCTTATCCAAATATTGACCCATACTATGGAAGCCTTTATGCGGCTTATGGTGGACAGCCATTG ATGCATCCACCGTTGGTCGGAATGCATCCGGCTGGCTTACCTTTGCCTACCGATGCAATCGAAGAGCCTGTGTATGTAAATGCAAAGCAATACAATGCCATATTAAGACGGCGTCAATCTCGGGCTAAAGCTGAATCAGAACGGAAGCTTGCCAAGGGCCGTAAG CCCTATCTTCATGAGTCACGGCATCAGCATGCCTTGAAAAGGGCCAGGGGAGCTGGAGGTCGGTTTCTCAATTCAAAGTCAGATGACAAGGAAGAGAACTCCGACTCAAGTCACAAAGAGAAACAGAACGGAGTTGCGCCCCAAAAGAGTTGCCAACCGTCAACCCCTCCGTCTCCTAACGGTGCATCATCAGCTAATCAGGCAGGCAGTCGTGAATGA